From Deltaproteobacteria bacterium, a single genomic window includes:
- the carA gene encoding glutamine-hydrolyzing carbamoyl-phosphate synthase small subunit, producing MEMQKALLALEDGRCFNCASFTGGGEAGGEVVFNTGMTGYQEVLTDPSYQGQMVCMTYPLVGSYGTNPEDLESDRIQVAAFLIREYQEHPNNFRSTAALRDYLISGNVLGICGFDTRALVRHIREKGAMRGMISTKDLNPASLTKRVVSEVPSMAGLDLAGGVSTDRPYRLVNDEKEFVGASDLNPSVWRTTDGRPRVTAFDFGIKYNIARSLEAAGCEVVIVPARFGAEKAMSLKPSGVFLSNGPGDPEPLDYAIDTARALAGKVPMFGICLGHQILGLALGAKTYKLKFGHRGLNQPVKNLLNGRIEITSQNHGFAVDQKSLPADVELTHVNLNDDTCEGFRHKSLPLFAAQYHPEAAPGPHDAQYLFDDFVNMMKNR from the coding sequence ATGGAGATGCAAAAGGCCCTTCTGGCCCTGGAGGACGGGCGGTGTTTCAACTGCGCGAGCTTTACGGGCGGGGGCGAAGCGGGCGGAGAGGTTGTTTTCAACACGGGCATGACCGGCTACCAGGAGGTTTTAACGGATCCCTCCTACCAAGGCCAGATGGTCTGCATGACCTATCCCCTTGTGGGCAGCTACGGCACCAACCCGGAAGACCTCGAAAGCGACCGAATCCAGGTGGCGGCCTTTCTGATACGGGAATACCAGGAGCATCCCAACAACTTCCGCTCCACAGCAGCCCTGCGCGATTACCTGATTAGCGGAAACGTGCTTGGAATCTGCGGCTTCGACACCCGCGCCCTTGTGCGCCACATCCGCGAAAAAGGGGCCATGCGGGGTATGATCTCCACCAAGGATTTGAACCCGGCATCCCTTACAAAAAGGGTGGTTTCAGAGGTGCCAAGCATGGCGGGCCTGGACCTTGCGGGCGGAGTCTCCACGGACAGGCCCTATCGGCTCGTGAACGATGAAAAGGAGTTTGTCGGGGCATCGGACCTTAATCCCTCCGTCTGGCGCACAACAGACGGACGCCCACGGGTTACGGCCTTTGATTTCGGCATAAAGTACAACATCGCCCGAAGCCTGGAAGCCGCAGGCTGCGAGGTGGTCATCGTTCCGGCCCGGTTCGGCGCGGAAAAGGCCATGTCCCTAAAGCCTTCCGGCGTGTTCCTCTCAAACGGCCCCGGCGACCCGGAACCCCTTGATTACGCCATTGATACGGCCAGGGCGCTTGCGGGAAAAGTCCCCATGTTCGGCATCTGCCTGGGCCACCAGATTCTGGGCCTTGCCCTTGGGGCCAAAACCTACAAGTTGAAATTCGGCCACAGGGGCCTGAACCAGCCGGTGAAGAACCTGTTAAACGGCAGGATCGAGATAACCAGCCAGAATCACGGCTTCGCGGTGGATCAAAAGAGCCTTCCGGCTGACGTGGAACTTACCCACGTCAACTTGAACGACGACACCTGCGAAGGCTTCCGGCACAAGAGTCTGCCGCTTTTCGCGGCCCAGTACCACCCGGAAGCGGCCCCCGGCCCCCACGACGCCCAATACCTTTTTGATGATTTCGTCAACATGATGAAGAATCGGTAG